The following is a genomic window from Rhizobium rhododendri.
GACATCGCCCTTATGCCGGGCCGGGTCCATGCCCTGCTGGGCGAGAATGGTGCCGGGAAGTCCACGCTTATCAATCTCCTGTCCGGCGCGCTGGCGCCGGATCAGGGTACCATCGCGATTGATGGGAAGGCCGTTGCACGGCTTTCGCCATCTTTGGCGAGAACTGCTGGCATCGGTGTCGTGCAGCAGGAACTCAGCCTTACCAGTCAGCTGTCGATCGCCGAAAATATCGGGCTCGGCGCCTATCCGCGGCGATTTGGCCTGATCGACTACCGCGCTCTTGCCCGCGGCGTGGGGCATGTCTGCGATCTGGTCGGAATAACCGAACCCCTCGACACGCCGGTCTCGGACCTGTCGCTCGGGCGGCGCCAGATGGTGGAGATCGCCAAGGCGCTGTTTGCAAAGCCCCGCGTGCTGATCCTCGACGAGCCGACATCATCCTTGTCGGCCCACGAGGCAGGCGTGCTCGCCAACCTGGTCTTCACGCTGCGGGACGGGGGCGTGGCGGTGCTTTACATTTCTCATCGGCTGAACGAGGTGCGTGCCCTCTGCTCCCATGTCACGGTGTTGAAGGACGGGGGCATTACCGCCGACAGGTCGCTTTCCGGCATCGATGGAGAAGGCTTGGTACGGCTGATGGTCGGCCGTGAGACTGGCGCTCTCTTTCCACCTCGCCCGGCGGCGGTGTCGGGTGCGCTTCGCCTGCGGGCAGACGGCTTTGCGGCCGGCATGGTGCGCGATGCCAACATTTCAGCGCGCACTGGTGAGATCCTCGGGATCGGCGGGCTAGTCGGGCAGGGGCAGGAAGATCTTCTCCTCGGTCTGTACGGTGCCATTCCCGCGAAAGCGAAAGAGGCAGAGATCGACGGCAGGTCCGGCCTCCCGAAAGATGTCGCCGCCGCCAATGCGGCTGGCATCGTCTACGTTCCAGCCGACCGGAAGCATGAAGGTCTTGTTTTACAGCATTCGATCGCCTCGAATATCATCCTTCCTTCTCTGGCACGACTGGCGCGTGGTGGCCTGCGCAACCGGCGCGCAGAAGCCGATCTTATCGGCGATCTCGCGAGTCAGCTCATGATCAAGGGGGACGTGGCCCGGCCGGTCCAGGCCCTATCCGGCGGAAACCAACAAAAAGTCGCGCTGGCGAAGTGGCTGCCGCTCGATCCGAGCGTCCTCCTTCTCAACGACCCGACGCGCGGCGTGGACATCGAGACCAAGCGGGAAATCTATCTGATGCTGCGCCGCTTTGCGGCGGAGGGGCGTCTCGTGATCCTGGCAAGTTCGGATACGCCGGAACTCGTCCATCTCTGCGACCGCGTCTTGGTTCTGCGCGAAGGCCGGATCGTCGTCGAACTGCAGGGCGATGCCATTACCGAGGAAGCCATCGTCGGCGCCGCAATGGCGGTCGAGGAAAGCGGCGACGCGAAACTCGTGCAAGAAGAGGCCATTCCATGACCCCTGCATCATCGTCAAGCCTCTACGGCGCCGTGCAGCGACAGCGAAATCGCGGCCTTTTCGGATTGTACATCGTCGTGGCAGCCTTCCTCTTGCTCTATGCCGTGCTCTTTCCCGGCATCATGTCGATCGGGGGCTTCTCCAAGTTCACGCAGAACTGGTTTCCCTTGGCGCTGGTCACCATGGCGCAAGCCCTGCTGATGTTAAACGGGGGCATCACCCTTGCCATCGGTCCGCTGGTAAGCCTTGGCGCGGTAGTTGCCGCGACGACCATGGGCGGCTTTCTCGGTGCCACCGGCGGCATTTTGGCGGTCGCCGTCGCCGGCCTTTGCATCGGGGCTGCCACAGGGTCGATCGTTGCACTTCTTCGGCTCCCGGCGATCATCGTGACGCTCGCCGGCTCCTTCATCATCACCGGCGTCGCGCTGCTCCTGTTGCCTCGGCCGGGTGGCTTCGTGCCTGAATGGCTCTCCACGGCGCTGGCCGGTCACACGCCGGTCGCCTTCCTGTTTCTGCTGCTGATCCTCGGGTTCTGGAAAATCTTTCTCGCGACGCCCCTCGGCCTCGGGATCTATGCCGCCGGCGACAATCCGGTTGGAGCCTTTCGGTCTGGCGTGCCGATCGAGCGGGTGAAGATCATTGCCTTTGCGCTGTCCGGCCTGCTGGCAACGCTCGCAGGGCTGTTCGTGGCTGCCCAGACCGGTTCAGGCGATCCGATCATCGGCGCACCCTTCACGCTCAACTCGATTGCGGCGGCCGTTCTCGGCGGTGTCGGTTTTCTCGGCGGCCGGGGGACGATGCGGGGAGCGGTCTGCGGCAGCCTACTGTTGTCGGTGATGATCAACGTTATGTTTTTCCTCGGCTTTCCTCCCGTTGCGCAATATGTCGCCCAAGGGCTTATCATCGTCGGAGCCGTGGCCATTCCGGAGCTTCTCGGACGGTGGAGGGCCGCGTGATGAGATTGTTCAAATCGCTCTTTAGCAATCCGCCGCTCCTCACCTTCGTTCTCGTTGTGCTGGTATGGCTCGTGGCGGGCCTCACGCTACACGGCTTCGCTGCCTATGGGCATTTGCGCTACCTGCTGGAACTGGCAGCAGTTATCGGCATAGCCGCCGCCGGCCAGACGCTGGTGATCCTCATGGGTGGCATCGACCTTTCGGTCGGCGCCGTGATCACCGTCACGGCAATCCTGCTGCCGTTTCTGTCGCCAGACTGGGATCCGACGGGTTTGGTCGGCGTCGTCCTGGCACTCGTGATTGCAATCAGCGTCGGTCTTCTCAACGGAGCAGGCGCCTCCGTTCTCCGGGTTCCGCCGATCATCATGACGCTCGCCATGGCGACCTTCCTGCAGGGCGTCCTGGTCCTTGTCGCGGGCGGCAGCGCCGTGACGGTGCAGAACCCGGCCGTCGTCATGCTGGGACAAGCGCGCCCACTCGGTATTCCGGCTGGTGTGCTCCTCTGGATCGTCGTGTCGGTCAGCGTGCTGGTGCTGATCCACCGCATGCCGATCGGTGCCCGGTTCCTCGCGCTCGGCGCCAATCCGCTGGCTGCCCGCCTCTCGGGCGTCAGCATGACACGCAACACCCTCATTCTATATGCGCTGTCCGGCTTTTTCGCCGGGCTCGCCGGCATCCTTCTCCTCGGGATGAACCGGCAGGGCTATGTCGGCATCGGCGATCCCTACCTGCTCACCTCCATCGCAGCAGTAGTGCTCGGCGGCACGTCCATCCTCGGCGGCCGGGGCACCTATGCAGGAACCATTCCAGGGGCAATCCTGCTGGTGACGACGACGGCGCTGATCACCGTCGTCAACGCCTCTGCCGGCTGGCGTTCGATCATGTTCGGCTCGCTTATTCTTGCGCTGCTTCTGATTTCGGGCCGGGAGGCACGTCGATGACGCGCTACGCCGGCCCGGTGATCGATCCTCATCACCATCTCTGGGACCTGGGGCTCAAGCGCCATCCCTGGCTGGAGAAAGCGCGGGACGAGACGCAGGAAACGATGTTCTGCGGCATGTCCGCGTTGCTGCGAAACTACGGCATCGCGGACTATGCTGGAGATGCAGCGCGCCAGAATGTGGTCGCCACTGTTCATGTCGAAGCCGGCTGGTCTAACGATCATCCCCATGAGGAGACCGCGTGGCTTGACGCTCTCGATCATGCGGGCGGCATCGCGCGGCGCTATGTCGCCCGAGTAAAGCTTGACGATCCGGATGCAAGTGTCAGGCTTGCGGCGGAAGCGGCCAATCCGAGAGTAGTCGGAATCCGCGACATCGTTAGCTGGCATCCGGATTCTGCCAAGAGCTTTGCACCTCGGGCAGGGCGGATGGCAGATCCGCAATGGCGTTCCGGGCTCTCGCATGTCGCCCGGATCGGACTGGTCTTCGACCTGATGCTCTATCCTTGGCAGATGGATGAGGCACGCGATCTTGTCCGGGCATTTCCCGAGACGCTTTTCGTCCTGAACCATGGCGGCAGCCCGGCGGATCGAACGGAAGAAGGGATGGCGCTCTGGAAGAGGGGCCTGGCGTCTCTCGGTGGCGAGCCGAACATACGGCTCAAAATATCCGACCTCGTCGCCTATGACCATGTCTGGAGCTTCGACAGCCTGGAACCGGTCATCCATCACTGCCTCGAGAGCTTCGGCGTGTCGCGCTGCATGTTTGCGAGCGACTTCCCAGTCGCGGGACTGCATGCCACGTTCGACGAAGTCTACGACGTCTTCCGGCGTACCGCCGAACCTCTGTCGCCGCACGAGCAGCGATCGCTCTTCTTTTCCACCGCCAACGACACCTACCGGCTGGGCCTTGGAGATGATGAGGCCTTCACCGAGAGAGAGAACCATGTCTGACGTGAGCTTGAATGCCCTGCCCAATCCCCTGATCGATGACCGTATCCGCGGCTTTCCGCCCGGTCACCCGCCGCTGCCACTCGATGCGATCGGCGCGCAGAACTGGAAGCCCTATGACGGCCAGATGGGGCTGCCTCTGATGTCGCTCGACCAAACCGCCTTCGCCGGCAATATCGAGGCGATGATGGGGCTCATGAAGGAGCATGGCGTCGAGATCGCCCCGCATGCGAAGACGCCGATGGCACCCGCGCTCGCCGCAGCGCTGCTGTCTGCCGGCGCCTGGGGCACGACGGTTGCGGACATTCGCCAAGCAAGCGTATTCCTGAAGGCCGGTCAGCGAAAACTGATCCTTGCCAACGAGATCGGCGGAGTTGCCGCCGCGCGGCGACTGGCCGCGCTGCTTTCGGGCTTTCCAGAGGCGGAGCTCCATATCTTCGTCGATTCCCGCGAAGCGGTCGATGCCCTTCGCCAAGCATGGAGCGAGCGCGCCGATCTGCCGACCCTTGGCCTGTTGATTGAATTCGGCGCCGGCCGGGCCGGTGAACGAAGCCTGGAAGCGGGTCTCGGCATCCTGGACTTTCTTCTGGCGTCGGAAACGCCGAGGCTAAGGCTGACGGGCATCGCCGCTTACGAAGGCGCCGCCGCCACGCCCGATCCGCAGGAAACGGCAGAGCGCATTCGCAGTCTCCTGCACATCACATCGGAATTTCTCATCGCGCTTCGCGCCCGCCTCGGGGATGCGCGTCCGCTGATCCTCACGGCCGGGGGATCTGTCTTCTTTGATATGGTCATCTCAGGGCTCCGCGCGGCGGTGGCCGCCGATCCGCATTGCCGCCTGGTGCTTCGCAGCGGAGCCATCTTCTTCCACGATCACGGTATCCATCAGCGTGGGTTGGACGATCTCGATATCCGTGGCGGTTACGTCCGGGAAGGGGTCGTGCAATCGGCCTCGGCGGCCTTCGTTCCGGCGCTGCGGGTCTGGGCGGAGGTGTTGTCCCGTCCCGAAGCGGGACTTGCGATCTGTGGCATGGGCCTGCGTGACGTCGCCAACGATCAGGGTCTGCCAAAACCGCTGGCGCTCTATCGAAACGGGCGGCACCACGCCGACCTGCCGGGATGCGCGGTCGTGCGGCTGAACGACCAGCACGCCTTCATCCAGCTCGGCGAACAGAGCGACGTCGCCGTTGGCGATGTCATCGAGTTTGGCGTCTCGCATCCGTGCACCTGCATCGACCGCCATGCCATCGTTTACGGCCTCGGCCCGGATCATTGTGTGACCAATGCCTATCTCACGCACTTTGGATGAAATCGGCGGATCTCGGAAGGCCGGGGGAATGCCGCTTTTGGCGGGCTCCCGCCGCAATGTCGTTTGCGTTTCATCCCTTCGTCAAACTGCATGATCGGCATCTCGACTGAAATCGACCTTTAATTCGAGCGGCGCGTCCGCGCCGCAAGCGCTGCCATACTGGAGATAAAATGCATAGTGGCCTCGTCAATCCGATCGATTTTTCGCAGGAAGGCCGACAGACCGGCTTTCTCGCCATCCCCTTTTCAGTCGATCGATCGCCATACTACCAGATCCGAATTCCGATCCTCCGGCTCAAGAACGGAGAGGGGCCTAGCATCCTACTCATGGCGGGCAATCACGGCGACGAGTATGAGGGAGAGCTCCAGCTCGGGCGCCTGATGCGCCGTCTTGAGCTGTCGAAGATGCGTGGCGCTGTAACCATCCTGCCAATGGCCAACCTGCCGGCCGTCATGGCGGCAGGTCGCTGTTCTCCTCTGGATGGTGGCAATCTCAACCGGGCTTTTCCCGGCGATCCCCTCGGCACCCCGACGGCGCGCCTTGCGGATTTTCTGGAGAGGCGGCTCTTTCCTTCCCACGACGTCGTTCTCGATCTTCATTCGGGGGGCACCTCGATGGCGCATCTGCCCTGCACGCTGATCGAACGACAGGCGGACGAGGAACGCTTTCGACGTGCAACCGCGCTTCTCGCCGCCATGGGCGGTTCCTACGCGTTCATTGCCGACAATGGTCCAGCGGCGCCGACATCGATGGGATCAGCGAGCCGCGCCGGCGCGATCGGACTTTCGGGCGAGTTTGGCGGCGGTGGAACGGTGACACCGGAAAGCATGGCCTTTACGGCCTCGGTCATTGACCGCCTGCTTCTTGCCCTCGGGATTGTCGAAATGCCGATCCTTTCGATGGCGCCTCTACCGGTACGTGGCCCGCTGCAGCTACTATCCCTGTCACGCCATAGCCAAGGCATCTATGCCGAGCGGCGCGGCTGGTTCGAGCCGGCAGTGGCGCTTGGCACGACCGTCTCCTGCGGTGACGTCGCGGGCTGGTATCACGACATGGAACGTCTGGATCTGGCGGAGGAGCCGCTGTATTTCGCAGAAGGTGGAATCGTCATCTCGCACCGCCTGCATTGCGACAGCCAGGCCGGCGACTGCCTGATACAGGTCGCCGAGCCGATCGACAGGTGACAGAAGAACACGAACCTGCAGCACGAACTGCTGCAGTCAACAATTCATAGAACGAGGCGGGACCATGCATCTTTCCATGTGGACCTATCCCTGGGACCTTCAGGACCAGGGCCTGGCGCAAGCTAGCGCCGAGTTGCGCGACCGCGCGCCGGTCTCAACACCGTCAGCCTCGCCACCTCCTATCACGCCGGACGGTTCCTGCAGCCTCGCAGCCCGGACCAGAAGGCCTATTTTCCCGAGGACGGAACGGTTTACTATCGCCCGAGCGAGGAGACCTGGGCGAGCAAGGAGATCCGCCCGCTGATGG
Proteins encoded in this region:
- a CDS encoding sugar ABC transporter ATP-binding protein, translated to MTAGQTVLEARGVFKGFFGNPVLKGVDIALMPGRVHALLGENGAGKSTLINLLSGALAPDQGTIAIDGKAVARLSPSLARTAGIGVVQQELSLTSQLSIAENIGLGAYPRRFGLIDYRALARGVGHVCDLVGITEPLDTPVSDLSLGRRQMVEIAKALFAKPRVLILDEPTSSLSAHEAGVLANLVFTLRDGGVAVLYISHRLNEVRALCSHVTVLKDGGITADRSLSGIDGEGLVRLMVGRETGALFPPRPAAVSGALRLRADGFAAGMVRDANISARTGEILGIGGLVGQGQEDLLLGLYGAIPAKAKEAEIDGRSGLPKDVAAANAAGIVYVPADRKHEGLVLQHSIASNIILPSLARLARGGLRNRRAEADLIGDLASQLMIKGDVARPVQALSGGNQQKVALAKWLPLDPSVLLLNDPTRGVDIETKREIYLMLRRFAAEGRLVILASSDTPELVHLCDRVLVLREGRIVVELQGDAITEEAIVGAAMAVEESGDAKLVQEEAIP
- a CDS encoding ABC transporter permease, with product MTPASSSSLYGAVQRQRNRGLFGLYIVVAAFLLLYAVLFPGIMSIGGFSKFTQNWFPLALVTMAQALLMLNGGITLAIGPLVSLGAVVAATTMGGFLGATGGILAVAVAGLCIGAATGSIVALLRLPAIIVTLAGSFIITGVALLLLPRPGGFVPEWLSTALAGHTPVAFLFLLLILGFWKIFLATPLGLGIYAAGDNPVGAFRSGVPIERVKIIAFALSGLLATLAGLFVAAQTGSGDPIIGAPFTLNSIAAAVLGGVGFLGGRGTMRGAVCGSLLLSVMINVMFFLGFPPVAQYVAQGLIIVGAVAIPELLGRWRAA
- a CDS encoding ABC transporter permease, with protein sequence MRLFKSLFSNPPLLTFVLVVLVWLVAGLTLHGFAAYGHLRYLLELAAVIGIAAAGQTLVILMGGIDLSVGAVITVTAILLPFLSPDWDPTGLVGVVLALVIAISVGLLNGAGASVLRVPPIIMTLAMATFLQGVLVLVAGGSAVTVQNPAVVMLGQARPLGIPAGVLLWIVVSVSVLVLIHRMPIGARFLALGANPLAARLSGVSMTRNTLILYALSGFFAGLAGILLLGMNRQGYVGIGDPYLLTSIAAVVLGGTSILGGRGTYAGTIPGAILLVTTTALITVVNASAGWRSIMFGSLILALLLISGREARR
- a CDS encoding amidohydrolase family protein, with product MTRYAGPVIDPHHHLWDLGLKRHPWLEKARDETQETMFCGMSALLRNYGIADYAGDAARQNVVATVHVEAGWSNDHPHEETAWLDALDHAGGIARRYVARVKLDDPDASVRLAAEAANPRVVGIRDIVSWHPDSAKSFAPRAGRMADPQWRSGLSHVARIGLVFDLMLYPWQMDEARDLVRAFPETLFVLNHGGSPADRTEEGMALWKRGLASLGGEPNIRLKISDLVAYDHVWSFDSLEPVIHHCLESFGVSRCMFASDFPVAGLHATFDEVYDVFRRTAEPLSPHEQRSLFFSTANDTYRLGLGDDEAFTERENHV
- a CDS encoding alanine racemase; this translates as MSDVSLNALPNPLIDDRIRGFPPGHPPLPLDAIGAQNWKPYDGQMGLPLMSLDQTAFAGNIEAMMGLMKEHGVEIAPHAKTPMAPALAAALLSAGAWGTTVADIRQASVFLKAGQRKLILANEIGGVAAARRLAALLSGFPEAELHIFVDSREAVDALRQAWSERADLPTLGLLIEFGAGRAGERSLEAGLGILDFLLASETPRLRLTGIAAYEGAAATPDPQETAERIRSLLHITSEFLIALRARLGDARPLILTAGGSVFFDMVISGLRAAVAADPHCRLVLRSGAIFFHDHGIHQRGLDDLDIRGGYVREGVVQSASAAFVPALRVWAEVLSRPEAGLAICGMGLRDVANDQGLPKPLALYRNGRHHADLPGCAVVRLNDQHAFIQLGEQSDVAVGDVIEFGVSHPCTCIDRHAIVYGLGPDHCVTNAYLTHFG
- a CDS encoding succinylglutamate desuccinylase/aspartoacylase family protein; protein product: MHSGLVNPIDFSQEGRQTGFLAIPFSVDRSPYYQIRIPILRLKNGEGPSILLMAGNHGDEYEGELQLGRLMRRLELSKMRGAVTILPMANLPAVMAAGRCSPLDGGNLNRAFPGDPLGTPTARLADFLERRLFPSHDVVLDLHSGGTSMAHLPCTLIERQADEERFRRATALLAAMGGSYAFIADNGPAAPTSMGSASRAGAIGLSGEFGGGGTVTPESMAFTASVIDRLLLALGIVEMPILSMAPLPVRGPLQLLSLSRHSQGIYAERRGWFEPAVALGTTVSCGDVAGWYHDMERLDLAEEPLYFAEGGIVISHRLHCDSQAGDCLIQVAEPIDR